A window of the Lactobacillus amylovorus DSM 20531 genome harbors these coding sequences:
- a CDS encoding phage tail sheath C-terminal domain-containing protein yields the protein MAGGTWRMQNKVRPGVYINVRGDGKPVLTTPLGRLLMFQNKPLGWGKNGIIELKATSDFTALTGHKNTDEVLAPVYEALKGAETVLLLNDFTGGAKSTATKTGVYTINAKYEGEQGNNISVSFVPSPLVDGANTQDVTVTTIFGTKQVDQVKITLPKASADAIAKAGLTKEDQLEVHNDYVDITFGTTPADVTKELNGKGEYPLYTAIYNGLTQSATNVTLTGGTNGTNNVVDDMHDYLENEYYAVATTAGWEESSNIHKLLAEEIKILRENVGIKVRAVVPNSTGVAYNYEGVSTVLNGYVLNDGTVITPNIATARFAGMSASATPDQALTYTQLDDAVEAKPKLNNDKTIEALSAGQIVFTTLAGSRVVVEQDINSLTKFTSEKSKDFSKNRIIRTLDEICTNTTQTFETSFLGKVSNNEYGRDLFKANRVSYLSGLESQNVIRDFDPSDLSLAQGNDKDAVLMDLYVTPVDSMEKLYVNLVVR from the coding sequence ATGGCAGGTGGAACTTGGAGAATGCAAAACAAAGTAAGACCGGGTGTTTACATCAATGTTCGAGGTGATGGCAAGCCGGTATTAACCACACCTTTGGGCCGTTTATTGATGTTCCAAAATAAGCCTCTAGGTTGGGGCAAGAATGGCATCATTGAATTAAAAGCTACTAGTGATTTTACTGCGCTAACTGGGCACAAGAACACCGATGAGGTATTGGCTCCAGTTTATGAAGCTTTAAAGGGTGCCGAAACGGTATTGCTTTTAAACGATTTTACTGGTGGCGCTAAATCTACTGCTACTAAGACAGGTGTTTATACCATTAATGCAAAATATGAAGGTGAACAGGGCAATAACATTAGTGTTAGTTTTGTTCCTAGTCCTTTAGTTGATGGCGCAAATACTCAGGATGTAACTGTAACTACTATCTTTGGTACTAAGCAAGTTGATCAAGTAAAAATCACTTTACCAAAGGCAAGCGCCGATGCAATTGCTAAAGCAGGATTAACCAAGGAAGACCAATTGGAAGTCCACAATGACTACGTAGACATTACTTTTGGTACTACTCCGGCAGATGTTACTAAGGAATTAAATGGCAAGGGAGAATATCCACTTTATACTGCAATTTATAATGGTTTAACTCAAAGTGCTACAAACGTTACTTTAACAGGTGGTACTAATGGCACTAATAATGTAGTTGATGACATGCATGACTACTTGGAAAACGAATATTATGCTGTAGCAACTACTGCTGGTTGGGAAGAATCAAGCAATATTCACAAGCTTTTAGCTGAAGAAATTAAGATTTTGCGTGAAAATGTCGGCATTAAGGTTCGTGCCGTTGTTCCTAATTCAACTGGTGTGGCTTACAACTATGAAGGTGTATCAACTGTTCTGAACGGTTACGTGCTTAACGATGGTACTGTGATTACTCCTAATATTGCCACTGCTAGATTTGCTGGGATGAGTGCTAGTGCTACACCAGATCAAGCATTAACTTATACCCAACTTGATGATGCTGTAGAAGCTAAGCCTAAGCTAAATAATGATAAGACTATTGAAGCTTTAAGCGCTGGACAAATTGTGTTTACCACATTGGCTGGTAGTCGCGTTGTGGTTGAGCAAGATATTAACTCACTTACTAAGTTCACTAGCGAAAAATCCAAAGACTTTAGCAAAAACAGAATTATTAGAACACTTGATGAAATTTGTACTAATACTACTCAAACGTTTGAAACTAGTTTTTTAGGTAAGGTTTCAAATAACGAATATGGGCGTGATTTATTTAAAGCTAACCGTGTAAGTTACTTATCTGGATTAGAGTCACAAAACGTAATTCGCGATTTTGATCCTAGCGATTTAAGCTTGGCCCAAGGCAATGACAAGGACGCGGTATTAATGGATTTATATGTGACTCCAGTTGACTCAATGGAAAAGCTTTACGTCAACTTGGTAGTTAGATAG
- a CDS encoding HK97 gp10 family phage protein, translating into MSLGTVDDAEFQAWASRVKGRIDSGQLKKEIGQSTKRIGVQAIRTLKTNTPVDTGALRKAWTAEGPSVSGGGWVVKVSNPTEYASYVESGHRTRNHKNWVPGQFFMKNSLNAINSQLPDLITPGLWAFRDLLS; encoded by the coding sequence ATGAGTTTGGGAACTGTTGACGATGCAGAATTTCAGGCTTGGGCTAGTCGTGTTAAAGGAAGAATAGATAGTGGTCAACTCAAAAAAGAGATTGGCCAAAGCACTAAGCGCATTGGTGTACAAGCCATTAGAACGCTCAAAACCAATACTCCTGTTGATACTGGCGCTTTACGTAAAGCTTGGACTGCTGAAGGCCCTTCTGTGAGTGGTGGTGGCTGGGTTGTTAAAGTAAGTAATCCTACTGAATATGCTTCCTATGTTGAAAGTGGCCACAGAACTCGTAATCACAAGAACTGGGTACCAGGCCAATTCTTTATGAAGAATTCCTTGAATGCGATAAACTCTCAACTGCCTGATCTGATAACACCTGGCTTATGGGCTTTTAGGGATTTACTATCATGA
- a CDS encoding baseplate J/gp47 family protein has translation MNPDDLANELEAQNYDYWLNLMLDNVPNDIDKREGSIIYDALAPAAMVSAQQSLSLANIIRETYIKTAQGEFLDYRAVEHGTNRYAATNTEVKAKFNDDDGNPVNVEVGDRFASIAESPIFYTVIKANDDGTAEMQAEEAGISANSYLGQVLPVTPNDNLAWAEIVEITIPARDEENDDHLRARLLNSNSWVAYGGNVADYLDMTSKIHDVGATQVYPTWDGPGTVKLVILNNDLMPASQTLIKKVKEEIDPEESATQGYGLAPIDHRVTVAAPETFTVDITMNVTIADSANVDTIKANIKTSLEEFFKSLRRDWSTINATVGRGYSMTIYRSKILSRVMMLEGVANATMPRLNGKDEDLQLVFNNTTSQLPVLGEVTINE, from the coding sequence ATGAATCCTGATGATTTAGCAAACGAACTAGAAGCACAGAACTATGATTACTGGTTAAACCTGATGCTTGATAATGTGCCAAATGATATTGATAAACGTGAAGGTTCAATTATTTATGATGCTTTAGCGCCTGCTGCTATGGTTAGTGCTCAACAGTCTTTATCCTTAGCTAATATCATACGAGAAACGTATATTAAGACCGCTCAAGGAGAATTCCTAGACTATAGAGCGGTTGAACATGGTACTAATAGATATGCAGCTACAAATACAGAAGTTAAAGCTAAATTCAATGATGATGATGGTAATCCGGTAAACGTTGAAGTAGGTGATAGATTTGCAAGTATTGCAGAATCACCTATTTTTTATACCGTCATTAAAGCAAATGATGATGGCACCGCAGAAATGCAAGCCGAAGAAGCCGGAATAAGTGCTAACAGTTACTTAGGACAAGTTTTACCAGTAACACCCAACGACAATTTAGCCTGGGCTGAAATTGTTGAAATTACTATTCCAGCCAGGGATGAAGAAAATGATGATCATTTAAGAGCTAGATTACTTAACAGTAATTCTTGGGTAGCTTACGGCGGTAACGTTGCAGATTACTTAGATATGACTAGCAAAATTCATGATGTTGGAGCAACTCAGGTTTATCCAACGTGGGACGGACCAGGTACAGTTAAACTAGTTATTTTGAATAATGATCTGATGCCTGCTAGTCAAACTCTGATTAAAAAGGTTAAAGAAGAAATTGACCCTGAGGAGTCCGCTACACAAGGGTATGGTTTAGCTCCGATCGATCATAGGGTAACTGTTGCAGCTCCTGAGACCTTCACTGTTGATATCACAATGAATGTAACAATTGCGGATAGTGCGAACGTTGATACGATTAAAGCCAATATAAAGACTTCACTCGAAGAATTCTTTAAATCATTGCGTAGAGATTGGAGCACTATTAATGCCACAGTTGGTAGGGGCTATTCTATGACTATTTACCGCTCAAAAATCCTTTCTAGGGTAATGATGCTGGAAGGTGTAGCAAATGCTACAATGCCACGGCTTAACGGTAAAGATGAAGATCTACAACTTGTATTTAACAATACTACCTCACAGCTTCCCGTTTTAGGTGAGGTGACTATAAATGAATAA
- a CDS encoding XkdQ/YqbQ family protein, whose product MSDLIQMTLYRRSTHFTHSKRRVGYDISDLVIDDSVTLDRDTNFSATEFNFKMIFEKKPIIPYTGDIISFKWKKKKMFYGYVFKYSFDKNHNIAVKCYAPSRYLKNEDSIVFKTGTLSERFKDVCKRAGIKAKVVAGSSHKCKAEVDDGKTYFDMIKSAMSATTKATHKHYLIYDNYDTVELRKFPYKKLDIIVGDASGLTDYDYSVDIDNTYNVVKVVKKDSKKSKNSSKTKTGEDDPKTTTIKSKSVTMPSTKQWGKLQKVVNAKKKANDAQMIQQAKNELKNRNRANKELKITCVGRTDLVPGNYVTVEIKDYKKKFKNCPILKATHHFGQDYTVELTMKVGQSWQVNGSMS is encoded by the coding sequence ATGAGTGATTTAATTCAAATGACCTTGTATAGACGCTCCACTCACTTTACACACTCTAAGCGCCGTGTTGGTTATGATATAAGTGATTTAGTAATTGATGATTCAGTCACATTAGATAGAGATACTAATTTTTCAGCGACCGAATTTAACTTCAAAATGATTTTTGAAAAGAAGCCAATTATTCCATATACAGGCGACATCATTTCTTTTAAATGGAAAAAGAAGAAAATGTTTTACGGCTATGTTTTTAAGTATAGTTTTGATAAAAATCATAACATTGCTGTTAAGTGCTATGCCCCTAGTCGATACTTAAAGAATGAAGATTCAATTGTCTTTAAAACAGGAACATTAAGTGAACGGTTCAAGGACGTGTGCAAACGTGCTGGGATCAAAGCTAAAGTTGTGGCTGGATCTAGTCATAAATGCAAGGCTGAAGTCGATGATGGTAAGACGTATTTTGATATGATTAAGAGTGCGATGAGCGCTACTACTAAAGCAACTCATAAACATTATTTGATTTATGACAACTACGACACTGTAGAGCTTAGAAAATTTCCTTACAAAAAGTTAGATATTATTGTAGGCGATGCATCTGGATTAACTGATTATGATTATTCGGTTGATATTGATAATACTTACAATGTTGTAAAGGTTGTTAAAAAGGATAGTAAGAAAAGCAAAAATTCATCTAAAACCAAGACTGGTGAAGATGATCCAAAAACAACTACTATTAAATCGAAGTCGGTTACTATGCCATCTACTAAACAATGGGGCAAGCTTCAAAAGGTAGTGAATGCCAAGAAGAAAGCTAACGATGCTCAGATGATTCAACAAGCCAAAAATGAGCTTAAAAATCGAAATAGAGCGAACAAAGAGCTAAAGATTACATGCGTTGGTCGTACTGATTTAGTTCCGGGCAACTATGTTACTGTTGAAATCAAAGATTACAAAAAGAAATTTAAAAACTGTCCAATCTTGAAAGCTACTCACCACTTTGGGCAAGATTATACAGTTGAGTTAACAATGAAGGTGGGACAATCATGGCAGGTAAACGGCTCTATGAGTTAA
- a CDS encoding phage tail assembly chaperone yields the protein MAENFNVEDFINVESPVKEEEVKIKRLKAPFKIRSLTAKEVSELRNDSKEVQFNKSTRTSQKVLNQDKFENNLMAASVVVPNLKNEELQKHYGTYGDPAGTLEAMLLAGEYNALAEKVLELSGIDADNGNDLVAEAKN from the coding sequence ATGGCTGAAAATTTTAATGTCGAAGACTTTATTAATGTTGAAAGTCCTGTAAAGGAAGAAGAAGTAAAGATCAAACGTTTAAAAGCACCTTTTAAGATTCGTTCTTTAACCGCAAAAGAAGTAAGCGAATTAAGAAATGATTCAAAAGAAGTACAATTTAATAAATCCACTAGAACTTCTCAAAAGGTTTTAAACCAAGATAAGTTTGAAAATAATTTAATGGCAGCTAGTGTCGTGGTTCCCAATTTAAAGAATGAGGAACTTCAAAAGCATTACGGCACTTATGGTGATCCTGCGGGCACATTGGAAGCAATGCTCTTAGCAGGTGAATATAATGCATTAGCTGAAAAAGTATTAGAGCTTTCAGGTATTGATGCTGATAATGGTAATGATTTAGTTGCTGAAGCAAAAAACTAA
- a CDS encoding tape measure protein, translating into MPEISATIRVVDAFSNPLDKLANGLSRAQSGFSRLKGTLGGNMLGGAEKSSRGLFKSMAGGVAVGNMISKGMGLAGSGIRSMLGELNEASTSWQTFEGNMHQLGASNTEINKAKAEMQKFAQQTIYSASDMSSTYAQLAAVGTKNTAQLVKGFGGLASAADNPQQAMKTLSEQATQMAAKPKVQWQDFKLMLEQTPAGISAVAKTMGESTTQLIRDIQDGKVKTQDFLNAVAKTGTNANFSKMATQYKTVGQAMDGLKETLANNLQPAFDKVSKVGIKWVSNLSDRIGKLNFTKIGDQLSNSLGKINIDQVFDGIGDAASRIMPVISEIGTSIGQMFDGFQNSGAINGIVSTFQTAVNAIKNMFSSLNSSGLFEGVGQAIGNLINMIAPVFNSLISSVSNLMSTLMPILSSIGSAIIATIQPIASTVTQVLSSAFNGLSAGLAPLTNAFNQLRSAAAPLAPVLQIVGHALGTLGGTALAGVALGIGVVVDALTSLVSVAAGVVNAVRGIAQGFHALGDALTGNFSGAKRDIEDAKNAMIDMKNSFGNVGNAIGNGATANMIKQFSQVGSAAKKTASDVNGIKMKPQVDVASANAKIADLGKKTVQGPKVKVEKPKLNFTNPFKNILGGNTKTIPAPKIGKPKVPAPSVPKTVKSIKAPKVDKPKVPTPTMPKELKTIKAPKVAKPKVPQPSMPKLKTIPAPKVQRPNMSGVVSAVRSGMSRAASAARAGGAQISAAVRSALNQAVAAARSAAGAMQAAGVMIGQGLANGIRSQVGAVAAAANELVAQANRAARAAAQIHSPSRLFAEVGSFIGQGMAVGMDSTRGLISQSSRAMINSAYPGLNSSINSSGSLSSSSIRPNSATSSNYYTGGTNNSSEITIAPGAIVINSSGNPEEDADALLDRLEEKIMEQANKSLS; encoded by the coding sequence ATGCCAGAAATAAGTGCAACGATTAGAGTTGTTGATGCTTTTAGTAATCCATTAGATAAGTTAGCAAATGGACTTTCAAGAGCACAATCAGGTTTTAGCAGGTTAAAAGGCACCCTAGGCGGAAATATGTTGGGTGGTGCTGAAAAATCCAGCAGAGGCTTATTTAAATCTATGGCTGGTGGCGTTGCGGTAGGCAACATGATCAGCAAAGGAATGGGATTAGCTGGCTCTGGTATTAGATCGATGCTAGGAGAACTTAATGAAGCATCAACTTCATGGCAAACGTTTGAAGGGAATATGCACCAGTTAGGCGCTTCAAATACTGAAATCAATAAAGCTAAAGCCGAAATGCAAAAATTTGCACAACAAACAATTTATAGTGCTTCCGATATGTCTAGTACTTATGCTCAGTTAGCCGCAGTTGGTACTAAAAATACTGCTCAACTAGTCAAAGGTTTCGGTGGTTTGGCTTCTGCGGCTGATAACCCACAACAAGCTATGAAGACTTTAAGCGAGCAAGCCACTCAAATGGCCGCAAAACCAAAGGTTCAATGGCAGGACTTCAAGCTTATGCTTGAGCAAACACCAGCAGGTATTTCTGCTGTTGCTAAAACGATGGGCGAAAGTACTACACAACTTATTAGAGATATTCAAGACGGCAAGGTGAAGACTCAAGATTTCTTAAATGCTGTTGCTAAAACTGGTACAAACGCCAACTTTAGTAAAATGGCTACCCAATATAAGACAGTTGGGCAAGCTATGGACGGCTTAAAGGAAACATTAGCTAATAACCTTCAGCCTGCTTTTGATAAAGTCTCAAAAGTCGGGATTAAATGGGTTTCTAACTTATCAGATCGAATAGGCAAACTTAATTTCACTAAAATTGGTGATCAACTATCTAATTCGTTAGGCAAAATTAATATTGATCAAGTATTCGATGGCATTGGTGACGCTGCTTCTAGAATTATGCCTGTGATTTCTGAAATTGGTACATCAATTGGTCAAATGTTTGATGGATTCCAAAATTCTGGTGCAATTAATGGAATCGTCTCAACGTTTCAAACTGCTGTTAATGCTATTAAGAATATGTTTAGTAGCCTAAATTCTAGTGGTTTGTTTGAAGGTGTTGGTCAAGCAATAGGCAATTTAATTAATATGATTGCTCCTGTTTTTAACAGTTTAATATCTTCAGTTTCTAATTTGATGTCTACCTTAATGCCGATTTTATCTAGCATAGGTAGTGCAATTATAGCCACAATCCAGCCAATTGCAAGCACAGTAACACAAGTATTATCTAGTGCATTTAATGGCTTATCTGCAGGGCTGGCACCTTTAACAAATGCCTTTAATCAATTAAGATCGGCAGCTGCACCATTAGCACCAGTCTTACAAATTGTAGGGCATGCGCTTGGAACATTGGGTGGTACCGCATTAGCTGGCGTAGCTCTTGGGATTGGCGTTGTAGTTGATGCTTTAACGTCATTAGTATCAGTAGCGGCGGGAGTGGTTAATGCTGTTAGAGGCATTGCTCAAGGATTCCATGCATTAGGAGATGCGTTAACTGGAAACTTCAGTGGCGCAAAACGTGACATTGAAGATGCTAAGAATGCCATGATCGATATGAAGAACTCCTTTGGCAATGTTGGTAATGCTATTGGCAATGGTGCCACTGCCAATATGATTAAACAGTTTAGCCAAGTCGGTTCTGCGGCTAAGAAGACTGCTAGTGATGTCAACGGTATTAAGATGAAACCACAGGTTGATGTGGCTAGTGCTAATGCTAAAATTGCCGATTTAGGTAAGAAGACTGTTCAAGGCCCTAAAGTTAAAGTTGAAAAGCCAAAACTTAACTTTACCAACCCATTTAAAAACATTCTTGGTGGTAATACTAAAACTATTCCTGCTCCTAAAATTGGCAAGCCTAAAGTTCCAGCTCCCTCTGTACCTAAGACGGTTAAATCCATTAAGGCTCCTAAAGTTGATAAGCCAAAAGTACCAACGCCAACTATGCCTAAAGAGCTTAAAACAATTAAAGCTCCTAAAGTAGCTAAACCTAAAGTACCACAGCCATCAATGCCTAAACTTAAAACAATCCCTGCCCCTAAAGTGCAGAGACCTAACATGAGCGGTGTCGTTTCTGCTGTTCGGTCAGGTATGAGTAGAGCAGCTTCAGCTGCAAGAGCAGGTGGCGCTCAAATTAGTGCCGCAGTTCGTAGCGCGTTGAATCAAGCTGTAGCAGCCGCAAGAAGTGCCGCTGGAGCTATGCAAGCGGCTGGGGTAATGATTGGTCAAGGTCTAGCGAATGGTATTAGGTCTCAAGTTGGGGCTGTAGCCGCCGCGGCTAATGAACTGGTAGCTCAAGCTAATAGAGCTGCAAGAGCAGCGGCACAAATCCACTCTCCATCAAGATTGTTTGCCGAAGTTGGTAGCTTCATTGGACAAGGTATGGCTGTGGGTATGGATTCTACAAGAGGGCTTATCAGTCAAAGTAGTAGAGCCATGATCAATAGTGCTTACCCTGGACTAAATAGCTCTATCAACAGTTCGGGTTCTTTAAGTTCAAGTTCAATTAGACCAAATAGCGCTACAAGTAGTAATTACTACACTGGTGGCACTAATAATTCCAGCGAAATCACTATTGCCCCAGGTGCCATTGTAATTAATAGCTCTGGTAATCCTGAAGAAGATGCGGATGCTTTACTTGACAGACTTGAAGAAAAGATTATGGAGCAAGCTAATAAATCATTAAGTTAG
- a CDS encoding putative phage tail protein yields the protein MNKDELLKYMPDYYDGVYEMEELLKAQSKGLYQFDEKINRTLLNEFIIQADEKGISVFEDQAGIKPDSGASLETRRNNVLLRLLPPKPLTTRYLNHLLEIMNLKSKVRVDHAKHLAIVEAKSTDITPDKVNSMKYMLNITLPATMIYDIKINLAQADTPRELYLGIVNTADSYISIQANTAQIGFQNKL from the coding sequence ATGAATAAAGACGAACTCTTAAAATACATGCCAGATTACTATGATGGTGTGTATGAAATGGAGGAACTTTTAAAAGCACAATCCAAAGGACTATATCAGTTTGATGAAAAGATTAATCGAACGCTTTTAAATGAATTTATCATTCAAGCAGATGAAAAAGGCATCTCAGTTTTTGAAGATCAGGCAGGAATTAAGCCAGATTCAGGTGCAAGCCTTGAAACTAGACGTAATAACGTTCTTTTAAGATTATTGCCACCTAAGCCTTTAACTACTAGATACCTTAACCATTTACTTGAGATTATGAATTTAAAATCTAAAGTAAGAGTTGATCATGCTAAGCATTTAGCTATAGTTGAAGCAAAATCTACAGATATTACACCAGATAAAGTTAATAGTATGAAATACATGCTGAATATCACTTTACCGGCAACTATGATTTATGATATTAAGATTAATCTTGCTCAAGCTGACACCCCAAGAGAACTTTACTTAGGCATTGTAAATACTGCGGATTCTTATATAAGCATTCAAGCTAATACTGCACAAATTGGCTTTCAAAATAAATTGTAA
- a CDS encoding phage tail tube protein: MATTLEQVLHGRDTISSKDAKVTVTIDGNVINLIDCKELKINIKKNKEKVQVLGDHWTKHKTTSVDGTGTLGQYVINSNWLKYGIPYTMKEGDLYFAITFSIEDLTSRAGKQIIQLDEVNLDEIPVADFKADDTVMDTSADFTFEGIHLVQPFDGIQ, translated from the coding sequence ATGGCAACAACTTTAGAACAAGTTCTTCATGGTAGAGATACCATTTCATCAAAGGATGCTAAGGTTACCGTTACTATTGATGGTAATGTTATTAATCTGATTGATTGTAAAGAATTAAAGATTAACATCAAAAAGAACAAAGAAAAGGTTCAAGTTCTGGGTGATCACTGGACTAAGCACAAAACCACTTCTGTTGATGGTACTGGTACTTTAGGTCAATATGTAATTAACAGTAATTGGTTGAAATATGGTATTCCTTACACTATGAAGGAAGGGGATTTATACTTTGCGATCACTTTTTCCATCGAAGACCTAACTTCAAGAGCTGGTAAACAAATTATTCAACTTGATGAAGTGAACTTGGACGAAATTCCAGTGGCAGATTTTAAAGCAGATGATACTGTAATGGATACTTCGGCAGATTTCACGTTTGAAGGTATTCACTTAGTTCAACCTTTTGATGGTATTCAGTAA
- a CDS encoding DUF2577 domain-containing protein, whose amino-acid sequence MAGKRLYELMTKRGGKPSDYSDVVYGTVISPKPLKVQLSNNMVLTNDFIILGKHIGKFKLQGNAIMKGSADMTFHGHHDTANISKADLSFKKTSMYIEFDNSLEKGDKVTMIRLDGGQQFYLLERLGEDGFGF is encoded by the coding sequence ATGGCAGGTAAACGGCTCTATGAGTTAATGACAAAACGTGGTGGTAAGCCAAGCGATTATTCGGATGTTGTATATGGTACTGTCATTAGTCCTAAACCATTAAAAGTACAGCTTTCTAACAATATGGTCTTGACTAATGATTTTATTATTCTTGGCAAGCACATTGGAAAATTCAAACTGCAAGGTAATGCAATTATGAAAGGCTCTGCAGATATGACTTTTCATGGCCACCACGATACAGCTAATATCAGTAAGGCTGATTTGAGTTTTAAGAAAACATCAATGTACATTGAATTTGATAATTCACTTGAAAAAGGTGATAAGGTCACAATGATCCGTTTGGATGGTGGTCAACAGTTCTATTTACTTGAAAGGTTAGGTGAAGATGGTTTTGGATTCTGA
- a CDS encoding phage scaffolding protein encodes MKRNQLKDLGLDEDQIKAVMDLNGEDINNAKSGNDAIIEENNALKAQIAERDKDLKNLRKNAKDNEELSNSYKELETKYKNDTADLTNKLNQTRLTSAVDRALSASKVRDTKAIKGFLDMGKVKIDEQGNLSGLDEQIKEIHKTAPYIFDEGIKQNYEPSNGTPATTDPVQAMVDVFKK; translated from the coding sequence ATGAAAAGAAATCAACTTAAAGATTTAGGACTTGATGAAGATCAAATCAAAGCCGTTATGGACTTAAACGGTGAAGATATTAATAATGCTAAGTCTGGTAATGATGCAATTATTGAAGAAAACAATGCTTTGAAAGCTCAAATTGCTGAACGTGATAAAGACTTAAAGAATTTGCGTAAGAATGCTAAGGATAATGAAGAGCTGTCAAACTCATACAAGGAATTGGAAACCAAGTATAAGAATGACACGGCGGATCTTACTAATAAATTAAATCAAACACGTCTTACTAGTGCTGTTGATCGTGCTTTAAGTGCAAGCAAGGTCAGAGATACCAAAGCAATCAAAGGTTTCTTGGATATGGGCAAGGTTAAAATTGATGAACAAGGCAACCTATCAGGACTAGATGAGCAAATTAAGGAAATTCACAAAACTGCACCATACATCTTTGATGAAGGTATTAAGCAGAACTATGAACCTAGCAACGGAACACCTGCTACTACTGATCCGGTTCAAGCTATGGTTGATGTTTTTAAGAAATAG
- a CDS encoding phage tail terminator family protein has product MTIIERIADELARISPETTIYTENQPSGFDEPCFFISRAGNAVLKPELFDYETRKMPFQVVYFPPEENANEALDEMEALLMDNLTVLPDFAYLRNREFSVDTNEHTLTYDFDLVLRMYKPDLSLKQRSLDLNARTKGNNRE; this is encoded by the coding sequence ATGACAATAATTGAAAGAATTGCGGATGAGTTAGCTCGTATCTCGCCAGAAACAACGATTTACACGGAGAACCAGCCAAGTGGGTTTGATGAACCGTGCTTTTTCATAAGCAGAGCAGGAAATGCAGTCCTAAAACCAGAACTTTTTGATTATGAAACTAGGAAAATGCCATTTCAAGTTGTTTATTTTCCACCAGAAGAAAATGCTAATGAAGCATTAGATGAGATGGAAGCACTGCTAATGGACAATCTAACTGTATTGCCTGATTTCGCTTATTTAAGAAATCGTGAATTCAGTGTAGATACTAATGAACATACGTTGACGTATGATTTTGATCTCGTTTTACGAATGTACAAACCAGATCTTTCACTGAAACAAAGGAGTTTAGATTTAAATGCAAGAACAAAAGGAAACAACAGGGAATAA
- a CDS encoding DUF2634 domain-containing protein produces MVLDSDEEINVGALMEDAYLDDADLDDEEDDQSPTYTFKVANGRIRGMTDELDAMKQAVDKILQTERFVYQIYDEQYGNDLPELIGESIDYALSEAERMTVEALEADDRITSVEITKCEQSSSDSIIVEGFANTVYGRVGFESEVDIVDES; encoded by the coding sequence ATGGTTTTGGATTCTGATGAAGAAATTAATGTTGGTGCATTAATGGAAGATGCATATTTAGATGATGCTGATCTTGATGATGAAGAAGACGATCAAAGCCCTACCTATACTTTTAAAGTGGCTAATGGTCGAATTCGTGGAATGACTGATGAACTTGATGCAATGAAACAAGCAGTGGATAAAATTTTACAGACTGAACGTTTTGTTTATCAGATTTACGATGAACAGTATGGTAATGATTTGCCTGAACTGATTGGAGAATCTATTGATTATGCATTATCAGAAGCTGAAAGAATGACTGTTGAAGCTTTAGAAGCAGATGATCGAATCACTAGCGTTGAAATTACCAAGTGTGAACAATCAAGTAGCGATTCAATTATCGTAGAAGGTTTCGCCAACACCGTTTATGGTCGGGTTGGGTTTGAAAGTGAGGTGGATATAGTAGATGAATCCTGA